ACGCCGAAGGTGCTCGAGCTCGGCTTCAGCTACCTGTCCGCGCTGTCGCTGCCCGAGGTCGTGCAACCCCACCTCGAGCCGCTTTCGCGCGAGGTCGACGAGAGCGTCTCGGCGGCGGTCCTCGCCGGTGCCGAGGTCGTGTACGTCGCCCGTGTGCCCACGCGCCGCATCATGAGCGTTCGCATCACGATCGGTACGCGGTTCCCCGCCTACGCCACCTCGATGGGGCGGGTGCTGCTGGCCGCCCTGCCGGACGCGGCGGTCGCCGACATCCTCGCCCTCCTCCCTCCCGAGCACCTCACCGACCGCACCCTCACCGATCCCGATGCGCTCGCCGCCGAGCTCGCCCGTGTGCGCACGCAGGGGTGGTCGCTCGTCGACGGCGAGCTCGAGCCCGGCCTGCGCTCGGTCGCCGCGCCGATCCGCGATCGCACGGGCACCGTCGTGGCCGCCGTCAACATCTCCACCAGCGCCACGCGCGACACCGTCGACCGGGTGCGCGAGACCTACCTCCCCGCGCTCCTGTCGACGACCCGCGCGATCGAGGCGGACCTGCGGCTGGTGTGACGGGGCGGGCGTTTCGTCTCGCTGCGCTCGCTCAACGACCGGGGCATCCGCCACCTCAATGTGGATATTTATCCTTCTTATGCGCGAAAGCGACAGATCGAGTTAGCCTGAGGATGGGCCTGTCGAGGCCTCGTGCCGGCGTCGCCGCCGCGCCGGACCATCCCGACGAAGTGAGCATCGATGCTTCTCGAACGAGACATCCTCCAGTCCATCGGCTTCCGAAACGTCCGTGAGGGCGACCGGGTGACCGGCTTCCAGATCCGCCTGCGCATGCCGTCCTACCGCGGCATGGCCGCTTCGCTCATCGACGGGATCGGCGTGCGCGTCGGCGACCTCGTCGATGTCGGTCCCGACGTCCCGCGGTGGACGCTGCAGGGCCGCACGTACACCCTCCAGGAGCTGTGGGACTCCGAGGGTGTCCGGTGGCCGCTGGAGTATGCCGCGGTGATCACCGTGCCGTTCGACGGCGGTCTTCCCGAGGGCACCCACGAGGTCTCGATCGAGCTGCGGCTGCGGATGTCGTACATCCCGGTCGAGCACCAGCCCTCGACCTACCGCGAGACCCGGCACATCACGCTGACCTCCGACCTCGACGGCGGGCCCTTCAAGTACGGCGTCTCGCTCTACAGCTTCATGCACGACTTCGGCACGGTGCTCGACCTCGAGTCGGCGCTCGCGCACGTCGCCGACGTCGGCGCCACCGGGGTCGAGATCCTCGGCGAGGGGCACATCGCGGGGTACCCCGAGCCCTCCACGGCGTGGATCGACACGTGGTTCGCCCTGCTGGAGAAATACCGGCTCGAGCCGACGAACTACGGCTCGTGGATCGACACGCGCCTGCACTCCAGCGGCGCGAACGCCCGCGACCTCACCGCAGCCGAGGGAGCGGCTATGCTCCAGCGCGACCTGCGGCTCGCCCGTCGCCTGGGGTTCGGGTTCGTCCGGCCGAAGATCGGGGTGGTCTCGAGCGACCTCGTTCCGCACCCGACGTGGACCGAGGCCGTGGAGCGGAGCCTCGACCTCGCCGCCGAGCTCGACGTGATCATCTGCCCGGAGATCCACTCGCCCACCCCCATCAAGCACGAGGTCGTCGACGACTACATCGGTCTCATCCAGCGCACCGGGACGAAGCACTTCGGGCTGCTGGTGGACACCGGCATCTTCCAGGACCGGCCGATTCCGCTCCGACCCGGCGAGCTCCCCGGTCAGCGCCCGGCCTTCCTCGACGGCATCGGGGTCGACCCCGCCGACATCGCCGGCATCGCCGAGTACGTCGTGTTCATCCAGGCGAAGTTCCACGACATCGATGAGAACCAGGTCGATCAGCAGATCCCGTGGGAGCCGGTGCTCCGCGCCCTGAAGGATGCCGGGTACAACGGCTATCTCTCCAGCGAATACGAGGGTGACCGCGCGCCGTGGCGCTCGATCGAACAGGTCCGCCGACAGCACAGCCTCATCCGGCGCATCGCCTCTAGCCTCTGAAGGACGCATCATGCCCAACGGACTCATCGCCGACGACAGCCTCCGCCCGCACCCCGAGGGGCTCGCGCTCGCGCTCACGATCCCGTGGTACCGCAGCCTCTGGCTGTCATCGGTCTCCACGCTCTCGGTCGCCGTCGACGGCACGCGGGTGCCGGCATCCGATCTGTCCTTCGAACTCGCGGGGCGCCGGTACTCGATCGACGAGCTGCCCGCCCAGAGCGAGACGCTGTGGTTCCTGCAGGCGCACCCCCTGCTGGTCGTGCGGCGCGACGACAAGACCGCCGTCGGCGACACCCATGAGGTCACGGTGCACGGCGAGCTGCGCCTGCCGTACATGCAGATCGCACCCGGGGAGGACGGCGGGCCGGGCCTCTACGTGCCCAACGTGGTGCACCAGACGCTCACCCTCACCGCGACCGACGGCGACGCGCCGCCCCCCGCGCTCGTCCGCGACGTCGCGCCGCCGCCGCCCGCGACCGACAGCGATCCTTTCCAGCTGGGGTTGACGCTCTACTCCGCGAGCGCCGAATTCCGCGCCGGCTGGTACGACTTCGACGGCCTGCTCGACCGGGTCGCCGAGCTCGGCATCGGCCCCGGCATCGAGATCGTCGCGTCGCAGATGGTACCCACCTACCCGGTCGTCTCGGATGACTTCGTCCGCACGTGGCGCGACGCCTTCGACCGGCACGGGTTCGCGGCGAGCTCCTTCGGTGCGAACCTCGACATGGGCCGACGCCGCGATCGCGACATGACGCCCGACGAGGAGTTCGCGTTCTCGGTGGAGATGTTCCGCGGCGCGAAGAAGCTCGGGTTCCCTCTGGTGCGCATCCAATCGGCGAAGCCCGCGCTGCTGCGGCGGCTGCTTCCGGTGGCCGAGGAACTCCAGCTCACGCTCGCCTACGAGATCCACGCGCCACTCGGTCCGAACGCGCCCGAGATCATGAAGGTGCGCGACACCTACGCCGAGCTCGATTCGCCCCTTCTCGGGTTCGTCGCCGATTTCTCCTCGACGATGCACGCGATGTCGCCGACGCTGCTGCGCGCGGTGCGGCGGGCGGGGCTCGACGACCCTGCCGTGGAAAGGCTGCAGGAGATCTGGGCCACAGACGCGTCGATGCGCGACCGGCAGCAGGAGTTCATCGCCTATCTGCACGGCCGTGATTTCGATCCCGGGCGGCTCGGCGCCTTCGCCCACCTCGCTTTCAACATGCACGGCCACGTCGACCCGCGGGAGTGGGCCGACATCATGCCGCAGATCCTCCACGTGCACGCGAAGTTCTACGACATCGACGACAGCGGGCAGGAGCCGGCGATCGACTATCCCGCCCACGTGCGGGTGTTCGTCGAGGGAGGCTACCGCGGGTACTGGTCCAGTGAGTGGGAGGGGCACGCCTTCGCCGAGCTCGGCGAGGTCGATCCCCTCCTCCTCGTCCGGCGTCAGCACGACCTGATCCGCGCGTCGATGCGGGCTGCGGCGGAGCCGGCACATGCCTGAGACCGACACCGATTTCCGTTCCCTGCCCCTCGCGGAGCTTCTCCGGCTGCTGCGCGAGGAGGGGGAGCCGGCCGACCCGCGCCCCGACATCGACACAGCCTCGCTCAGGGTCCGGTTCCCCCGGCTCGCGGGGGTGGCGATGCGCGACCTGGCGATCGAGGGCGCCGAAGGTCGGGCGGTCGCGGCACGGCTCTATCGGGATGACACGGCACCGGCCTCGGGCCGGGCGCTCGTCTGGGTCCACGGCGGCGCCTTCATCGGCGGGCACCTCGACATGCCCGAGTCGCACTGGGTGGCGATGGAGCTCGCCGCGCGCGGCACTCCTGTCCTCACGCTCGACTACGCGAAGTGCCTCGGTGCAACCCACTTCCCCGAGCCCTCCGACGACGTGCTCGCGGGGTGGCGGTACGCCGTCGCCCACGCCGATCAGCTCTTCGACGTTCCCGCGTCGGCGATCGCGCTCGGCGGTGCGAGTGCGGGCGGGAACCTGACCGCCGGGGTGACCGCTCGCCTGCGCGACGCAGGAGATCCGGTGCCGGCCGGGCTCGTCCTCGTCTATCCCGTGGTTCATCCCAACGGGCCGGAGGCTTCGGCTGAGGTCGACCCGTGCTCTCGTCACGGCGAGCTCGCGCTGAACTTCGCGGGCACGACCGAGGCGCTCGCCGACCCGCATGCGTTCGCGGCGCTCGGGCCGGCCGCGGGGTTCCCGCAGACATTCATGCTGGTCTGCGAGCGCGACGAGCTCCGTCCGTCGGGTGAGGCGTTCGCACGGCAGCTCGGCGATGCCGGTGTGCCCGTCTCGCTGCGGGTGGAGCCCGGCGCAGCGCACGGTCACATCAACGAGCCGTCCAACCCCACCGCCCTCCCCACCGTCGAGGCGATCGCGGACTGGATCGGAGGACTCCCGTGAGCACGTCAGGCAATCACTCACGCTGGGCGTTCGACGACGACATGCGTCTGCGACAGGGGAACGAGCTTCGTCTCCTTCTCGGCGGGCAGGTACACAACTCGTCCAGTTCCTCGGCGGCGACAATCCGCCGGTCATTCGCGCACACCCGACGCCTGGGCGCCAATACGGTGCTCGCCCCGGTCAGCTGGGCGCTGACAGAGCCGCAGGAGGGCGTCTTCGATTTCGACCTCGTGGACACGATGATCGAGGAGGCGCGCCGGCTGAGTCTGCGCCTCGTGCCACTGTGGTTCGGTGCGTTCAAGAACGCTGCCTCAACGTACGCGCCGCGGTGGGTTCGCGCAGACCTCGAGAGGTTTCCGCGAGCCGTGGTGCAAGCCAAGGTCCGCGGCAACGCGTTCCACTACTCCGGAGTGACGCCCACACCCGTGCTTTCGGTGTTCAGCGAGAACCTCCGCGCGGCCGATGCTGCGGCGTTCGAGGCGTTCCTGGCACACGTGGCGAAGGTTGACACGACCGACGTCGTTGCCATGGTCCAGGTCGAGAACGAGTCGGGCATCCTCCGCGACAGCCGAGATCGAAGCGCACTCGCCGAGGAGGCTTGGGCCGGCCAGGTCCCGTCCGAACTGATCGTGCTCGCACGCGCTGGTCGCGCCGACTCGTTGCTGCGCGAGCTCTGGACAGCGCACGGGGAACGGGAGAGCGGAACCTGGGCCGAAGTGTTCGGTGAGGGGTCCGGAGCCGACGAGGTCTTCATGGCGTGGTCCATAGGCTCATACGTGCAGCACGTCGCCGAACGTGGACGTGTGCACAGCCGTGTCCCGATGTACACCAACGCGTGGCTCGGGCCGCAGCCGGGGCAGGACGAGCCGGGACAGTGGCCGAGTGGCGGCCCCGCCAGCCGGGTCGTGGATGTATGGCGCACCGCGGCTCCCTCGCTGTCGTTCGTCGCCCCCGACATCTACGTCGACGACGCTGATTCGGCGATGCGGGTCTACACCTCCCACAACCAGCCGTTCTTCGTCCCGGAAAGCCGGTTGCGCGCAGGCGAGCTCGTCCGTGCGATCGGCAGCTACCGCGCCATCGGCTGGTCGGCGTTCGGCATCGATGGCGCGAACCCCGATGGCCAGGTCGCGGCCGTGCTCACGTTTCTCAGCGCCCTCGAGTCGGACATCGCCGAGGCTCAGCGCGCCCGTCGCATCGGAGCCGTCGTCGTCGAGCGCGACTCTTCACCTGCCGAGACTCGGGTCGGCGATCTCACGGTCTCGGCGCGCGGCCTCAACGACATCGTGCGCACTTTCCTCCTCGACGTCGGTGTGCAGCTGCCCGACGCAGCACTCCCCGTTCCTGACGAGACGCTCCCGCAAGAGCCCGTCCCGACGCCCGGTGAGCAGCGACCGTTCGCCCTGGTCTTCGCAGTAGCCGACGATGAGCTGGTCGTCGTGGGACAGGGGGTCAAACTGGACTTCGCCACTTCCGACGGCGGTGTCGAAATCGACTCCGTCACGGAACTGCTCCTCGAAAAAGGAGAGCTCGTGCCGGGCAGGGTCCTCAATGGCGATGAACGCCTGCAGGTCGTGCCGGTGGACCGCGTCGGCGCTGCGAAAATCACTCTGCTCAGGCTTTCTCAGGATCAATGAGTCCGGGCAGTTCGCCCGAGCGTCACCGACGTGGCGTGCAGGAGGGGGACGTGGATCAGGAAGCTGACGGACCGGGAGCTGCGCGGAGCTACACCAACCCGGTCCTCAGGGGAGACCGGCCCGACCCCGCGGTCATCAAGGTGGGGGACGAGTACTGGATGACGTACTCGTCGTTCGAGGCGGCTCCCGGGCTGCTCCTGTACCGCTCACCCGACCTCGTGAACTGGGCGTACGCGGGTTCCGCGCTCCCCGAACCTCTCGGCAGCACGTTCGCCGTCGACGTCGCCGAGCATGACGGCCGCTTCTTCATCTACATCCCCTTCATCCCGACACCGTGGTCGTCCCTCACCGACGCCTCGATCTTCGTCATCCACGCCGACGCGATGGCCGGTCCCTGGTCGGAGCCGATCGATCTCGGCGTCCGGGGAGCCATCGACCCCGGCCACGTGGTCGGCGAAGACGGCCGGCGCTACCTGTTCCTCAGCGGCATTCGCCGGGTCGCCCTGTGCGACGACGGACTGTCGACCGTGGGGGAGATCGAGCAGGTCTACGACGGCTGGCGGTACCCCGACGACTGGATCACCGAGGCCTACGCCCTCGAGGGCCCCAAGCTGTTCCGGCGCGGGGAGTGGTTCTACCTCGTCAGTGCGGTCGGCGGCACGGCTGGCCCGCCGACCGGTCATATGGTGATCGTCGCCCGATCGCGGTCGGTGCACGGTCCGTGGGAGAACCACCCGGGTAATCCGATCGCTCGCACCCGCAGCACGGACGAGCGCTGGTGGTCGCGCGGGCACGCCACGATCCTCGAAGGCCCGGGCGAGCAGTGGTACATGCTGTCGCACGGGTACGAGAACGGCTACCGCACTCTCGGTCGGCAGATCCTGCTCGAGCAGGTCGCGTGGACGGAGGACGGATGGCCCGTGGCGGCCGCCGACGACGTCGGCGGTGCGCTTCCCCTCCCCGAGGGGGCAGCCCCGCAGCATCCGCTTCTCCCACCGGCCGAAGAGATCCCCGGCTTCCGCCTCGGGGAGCGCTGGGCCTTCCACGCCCCGTTACCGGGCGAGTCCGGGCGCCTCACCGTCGCCGACGACGTGCTGGTCCTCCGCGGCAAGGGGGTGGGGCCCGGAGACTCCTCCCCGCTCGCCCTCGTCACCGGCGACCACGCTTACGAGATCGAGGTCGACGTCGAGCTGGAGGGGCCGATCGAGGCGGGGCTGCTGCTGTTCTTCAACGGGCGCCTCTTCTGCGGGATGGCCATCGACGGCGCGGGGATGCGCAGCTACTCCGGGGGCATCCGCACGCACTGGCGCGAGCCTGCGCCGGCCGGGCGCCGCCTGTCGCTTCGCCTGCGGAACGACCACCACATCGTCACGGGCTGGTGGCGCGAGCAGGGCGGCGAGTGGACACGGCACGGCGTCCGCTACGAGACGTCGGGCTACCACGCCAACACGATCGGCGA
The Microbacterium sp. SLBN-154 DNA segment above includes these coding regions:
- a CDS encoding IclR family transcriptional regulator domain-containing protein; protein product: MSADPEPPSEFVQSLARGLGVIRAFDAEHPSLTLSEVARRTDLTRAAARRFLHTLQTLGYVRSDGRAFALTPKVLELGFSYLSALSLPEVVQPHLEPLSREVDESVSAAVLAGAEVVYVARVPTRRIMSVRITIGTRFPAYATSMGRVLLAALPDAAVADILALLPPEHLTDRTLTDPDALAAELARVRTQGWSLVDGELEPGLRSVAAPIRDRTGTVVAAVNISTSATRDTVDRVRETYLPALLSTTRAIEADLRLV
- a CDS encoding C-glycoside deglycosidase beta subunit domain-containing protein, translating into MLLERDILQSIGFRNVREGDRVTGFQIRLRMPSYRGMAASLIDGIGVRVGDLVDVGPDVPRWTLQGRTYTLQELWDSEGVRWPLEYAAVITVPFDGGLPEGTHEVSIELRLRMSYIPVEHQPSTYRETRHITLTSDLDGGPFKYGVSLYSFMHDFGTVLDLESALAHVADVGATGVEILGEGHIAGYPEPSTAWIDTWFALLEKYRLEPTNYGSWIDTRLHSSGANARDLTAAEGAAMLQRDLRLARRLGFGFVRPKIGVVSSDLVPHPTWTEAVERSLDLAAELDVIICPEIHSPTPIKHEVVDDYIGLIQRTGTKHFGLLVDTGIFQDRPIPLRPGELPGQRPAFLDGIGVDPADIAGIAEYVVFIQAKFHDIDENQVDQQIPWEPVLRALKDAGYNGYLSSEYEGDRAPWRSIEQVRRQHSLIRRIASSL
- a CDS encoding C-glycoside deglycosidase beta subunit domain-containing protein, whose product is MPNGLIADDSLRPHPEGLALALTIPWYRSLWLSSVSTLSVAVDGTRVPASDLSFELAGRRYSIDELPAQSETLWFLQAHPLLVVRRDDKTAVGDTHEVTVHGELRLPYMQIAPGEDGGPGLYVPNVVHQTLTLTATDGDAPPPALVRDVAPPPPATDSDPFQLGLTLYSASAEFRAGWYDFDGLLDRVAELGIGPGIEIVASQMVPTYPVVSDDFVRTWRDAFDRHGFAASSFGANLDMGRRRDRDMTPDEEFAFSVEMFRGAKKLGFPLVRIQSAKPALLRRLLPVAEELQLTLAYEIHAPLGPNAPEIMKVRDTYAELDSPLLGFVADFSSTMHAMSPTLLRAVRRAGLDDPAVERLQEIWATDASMRDRQQEFIAYLHGRDFDPGRLGAFAHLAFNMHGHVDPREWADIMPQILHVHAKFYDIDDSGQEPAIDYPAHVRVFVEGGYRGYWSSEWEGHAFAELGEVDPLLLVRRQHDLIRASMRAAAEPAHA
- a CDS encoding alpha/beta hydrolase produces the protein MPETDTDFRSLPLAELLRLLREEGEPADPRPDIDTASLRVRFPRLAGVAMRDLAIEGAEGRAVAARLYRDDTAPASGRALVWVHGGAFIGGHLDMPESHWVAMELAARGTPVLTLDYAKCLGATHFPEPSDDVLAGWRYAVAHADQLFDVPASAIALGGASAGGNLTAGVTARLRDAGDPVPAGLVLVYPVVHPNGPEASAEVDPCSRHGELALNFAGTTEALADPHAFAALGPAAGFPQTFMLVCERDELRPSGEAFARQLGDAGVPVSLRVEPGAAHGHINEPSNPTALPTVEAIADWIGGLP
- a CDS encoding DUF5597 domain-containing protein, which produces MSTSGNHSRWAFDDDMRLRQGNELRLLLGGQVHNSSSSSAATIRRSFAHTRRLGANTVLAPVSWALTEPQEGVFDFDLVDTMIEEARRLSLRLVPLWFGAFKNAASTYAPRWVRADLERFPRAVVQAKVRGNAFHYSGVTPTPVLSVFSENLRAADAAAFEAFLAHVAKVDTTDVVAMVQVENESGILRDSRDRSALAEEAWAGQVPSELIVLARAGRADSLLRELWTAHGERESGTWAEVFGEGSGADEVFMAWSIGSYVQHVAERGRVHSRVPMYTNAWLGPQPGQDEPGQWPSGGPASRVVDVWRTAAPSLSFVAPDIYVDDADSAMRVYTSHNQPFFVPESRLRAGELVRAIGSYRAIGWSAFGIDGANPDGQVAAVLTFLSALESDIAEAQRARRIGAVVVERDSSPAETRVGDLTVSARGLNDIVRTFLLDVGVQLPDAALPVPDETLPQEPVPTPGEQRPFALVFAVADDELVVVGQGVKLDFATSDGGVEIDSVTELLLEKGELVPGRVLNGDERLQVVPVDRVGAAKITLLRLSQDQ
- a CDS encoding family 43 glycosylhydrolase, whose translation is MDQEADGPGAARSYTNPVLRGDRPDPAVIKVGDEYWMTYSSFEAAPGLLLYRSPDLVNWAYAGSALPEPLGSTFAVDVAEHDGRFFIYIPFIPTPWSSLTDASIFVIHADAMAGPWSEPIDLGVRGAIDPGHVVGEDGRRYLFLSGIRRVALCDDGLSTVGEIEQVYDGWRYPDDWITEAYALEGPKLFRRGEWFYLVSAVGGTAGPPTGHMVIVARSRSVHGPWENHPGNPIARTRSTDERWWSRGHATILEGPGEQWYMLSHGYENGYRTLGRQILLEQVAWTEDGWPVAAADDVGGALPLPEGAAPQHPLLPPAEEIPGFRLGERWAFHAPLPGESGRLTVADDVLVLRGKGVGPGDSSPLALVTGDHAYEIEVDVELEGPIEAGLLLFFNGRLFCGMAIDGAGMRSYSGGIRTHWREPAPAGRRLSLRLRNDHHIVTGWWREQGGEWTRHGVRYETSGYHANTIGDLLSLRPAIYAAGDGSARFRALRYRRG